The Triticum aestivum cultivar Chinese Spring chromosome 4B, IWGSC CS RefSeq v2.1, whole genome shotgun sequence sequence GTGTGTCCATTCGATTCTGGATCCAACGACCTCATCATCAGGTAGAGTGCCCGATATTCTTTTCTGTCCTTCTAACAATCCAACCGTAATTTGGTTCGCGTCTAAAATGTACTCCTTCAACACAAAGAAGTACTCCCACCGTcttataatataagagcatttctTACACTAGATTATGTGACGGAGGGAACAGTAAATTAtaggaaaaagtccattttaaaccctgAATTTGTAGAGGTTCGGCGAAATGAACCCCCAAGTCgaaatcccggtcgattgcacccTGAACTATGCAATCCCTGTCTAAATCGAACCTTCGGGTCCTTTGGATGGCCGGGATTCGGACATTTCGCAAAGGGCGCACACCAGCTCCTGCTGGGCCAGCCCGCTTTATTTTTTTTCAATTCAAAAACAAAAATTCGCCAAGGGCGGTACtccctgctgggccggcccgcataatttttttcgttaaaaaacaaaaaataaaactctGCTCGAACATGAGACCCCATGCTGGTGCTGTTTGATCAAAAAAAAGAAACTTGTGAACtagaatttcaaaaataaaaatagtttacaaattttgaaaaaaaaatcacagaTTTAGAAAAGGTTCAACAATATTGAAAGAAGTTCACGGGTTCACTCATttaaaaaaaaatgttcatcttgtattaGAAATTTGTTCAGTGTATATCGCACAATTGTTGAATATTTATTCCGAATTTGttcaacatatattacaaaaatttcatttattattattttaaaaaaatgctaTCATATATTTTCCGCGAGTTTGAATAATGTTCCACCACCTTTTCATTTTTGTTTGCGTTCCAAAATGCGTACAATAAAAATTTTGTGCGCATTTTGAAAAagtttttgttttaacttttttgTCGCTAAATTAAAAACATTCCCGTTATATATTTTCTAAAAATACTAAAAACTGTTCACAATCTCAAAAAGTGTTCGTGATTTTCGTAATTTGTTTGTTTTTCAGATATTTTCTTTGAAAACTGTTCGCATTTTTGGAATCTGTTTGGGGTTtgcaaattttgttcatgtttcatTTTGAAATCAGAATTACAAAACACCTTCACTTTTCCAAAAATATGGAATACAAAAAAGTGCGGCATCTTAAAACTGCTCGCAATTTTCAAGAAATGTTTTCGAAAATGTTTTCCAATCTCAGCGCTGCTTTCTATTCTTATATATTTCTGCACCGTAATGTTCAAGTTGTTGTTCTTGGTGTAGTGGCTAATGGCTCTTTGTTGGTCTCCGTGGTCGTGGGATCGAGTCTTGGTACTCGCTGTTGAATTTCAACATCTTTTTGTCGCGCGGAAAAGGAAACAAAACAACGGCGggttggtgggccggcccagtcatgcATCAAGCCTGTGCGTTGAGTTGCTGACATGCCGCTCCTTGGCCCATCAGCTAGACAAATCCCGGTTAATTGCAGCCAGGGTTtaatttagaccgggattgcaAAGTCCAGGGTGCAATCGACCGAAATTTCGATTTGAAGGTTCATTTCGTCGAACGCCTACAAATTcagggtttaaaatggactttttcctaAATTATAGTACTTGTCACTAGTGCATATTTTCATTTTGAGAGATGCCACGACTGCATCTTCActaagaaatttgaaaaaaaaaatcctaaAGAAAAACTTGGCACAACTGCAATGGGCCGAAACCTTAAACGCAAATGGTTCTGGCCTAGACCCACCCACAGCGGCGGGCATCACCCAGGCCGCGAACAAGAGCTTCCTAACCCTAGTTCGGCGACGACTCGGCGCGCGGCGGCGGTTGGTTCGGAGCCGACGAGGGCCACGTGGGGCACGCGAAGGGAGCGCAGCCGCCGGCCTCCGCCGTGGTTGCTCGCGGCATCGGCGAGGACGACCTCCTCGAGGGGTTTCGCAGCCCAGGTGCGCCGATAACCACACGCTCCCGTCCCCCTCCCCGCTCGATCCGCCGGCTCCTCCTGAAATTCGTTTGGCCACGTCCATTTCCGCCGGGGATCACTTGCTCCGTGACTTTGTTTGTGATGTTCCTTACGTTGCGCGCTTAGGGCCTAGTAGTAGTGGGCAGTGAATTGAAGTGTGGGCGCGTGTGTGGATGCTCCGTATTTTTGGCGCTAGTATATAATTTAACAATTACCCACCTAGGCGTGAACATTGCAAGCTCATTGTCAACTTATAGCTTTTCACATCGTTTTCGCAGTTAGTTTTGTGCTGTTTCTGAATTAGGCACGATAGTGTTTTCAGGTTTAGTGTTGAAGTGGCTTTGAACAGTGGTATGTATGTACGGAGTATGTCCTTTGGCCTGTCAAAAGCGAAGATTTTCTTATAATGCATGATCAATTAATCCCATTGGTAGTCTATTAAGCAGATGCTATCGATATTGCTGTGTTAGCTCGTGTCAAGTGTAGCAATGCGTGTGAGAGTTGGTGATTTCACAGCCCTGACACCCCCATCTCTAAATTCCTAGCTGCAATTGTTTGCTTCTGTTTTGCGCCTTTCCTTGAAAGAGAAATCCATTGGCGTTTACTGTTTTATATGAAAGGTGTTGATCAGCTGTGCATAAAGCTAAATATTGTTATCACTGGAGAGAGGCTGGGTTATTACTCAGCAATTAGCATCCATGTCCGACACTGAGCAGCAAAGAAATGAAATACAGCAGGATACAAACTATGAACGTGATTTGACCCAACACCCGCTATTCCTGAATCAATTTCATTGGGCCTTCCAAGCCTTGTTGAGTTGACTCATTAGTCCATTCCCCTCCTTTCAATAGCTCTTCCGATGTTGTAAGAAGCAAGCAATCTTATGCATAGCAACAATTTGACATTGATATCGATTTTTTTAAGGAAAATCTTGTTTTGAGTTGTCCAAAGAGTCCAACTCACAGATGCAAACCTATTTGGAATTcctaaatcatgcatataatttCACAGAAAATTTGGCATCGAGATAAGTCCCAAATAGAACATGTGTACCTTCCACTGTTTGATATAGACACAAACTTTGTTCTGTGGCCAGTTCTTTTCAACCGATTGTTCCCTACAACTACAAGGGAGTTCAGCCTGTAAGACTTGCTACTTTGTGTCTAACCTAGAATGTTCCCTGTTTAGAGACTCGATATATGCCATCATGAACCCCCATCTTCAATAGTCGAGGAACCGAGTAGGGCTTCAGAGTTTAGAGGTTATTTCAGTAAGAGTTGTTTAATTTTTACCGTTCATCCTTTGTAATAAGAGATTATGTGATGAACTCATATGTATTCTGCTGAATCTCTTGCAGTGTTCTGAAAATAATTTATCTAAATACTGTCTTGTATGTATATCAAATTGTCAGTACTTGCAGCATGATCATACTCCTGTTTATTTACATGACTGCTCTGTTTTGAACCTTTTGTCCTTGTTTTGTTAAGGTAAGTCAGAAAGAAATATTCCATCCTCGGACAAACTTCTCTTGTTGCAATGGAATCCAAGTTCTTTCGGTTCCTGAAGCTTGTCGGAGTTGGTTTCAAAGCAAGGACAGAGCAAGGAGGCCGCGAGTTGTTTCTGAAACTAGGCTACAGCCATGAGGTGCAGTTCACCGCTCCACCCGCCGTCCGCGTCTTCTGCTTCAAACCCAACATAATATGCTGCACTGGCATTGACAAGCATAGAGTGCACCATTTTGCCGGAGCCGTCCGAAGCAGTAAACCTCCGGAAGTGTACAAGGGGAAGGGCATACTGTACATTGATGAGGTCATAAAGCTGAAGCCGGggaagaagcagcagaagaagtAACACGTGGGTGAGCCTCCCCATTTGACTTCTAGCCTGCTGTTAAGGCGCCGCGTAGCGTTTGTTGCTGCAGATTTCATGTGGTTTTCTCTGTGCTGGGCTATTATGGCTAGCCCCGGTACCAGGCTGGACTTCGTAATAATACTCCGTATGTGAATCGTCTGATGAACATGCATACCGTTGGGTGGGGGTGGATCAGCGGATTCcaacatttttgttttgttttgagctgGCTGGATGTGACGTATCTTCAATAGTTCAATGTGTTTGTTGCTGACACAACTCTCCATCTTTTCTCTACACAAtattaatagctactccctccgtccggaaaataCTTCcggaaaatacttgtcatcaaaatgaataaaagaggatgtatctagatgtattttagttctacataTATTCTTTTTTgttcattttaatgacaagtattttcggacggagggagtagctactaTCACCCTGTTccaaattataagatgttttggatatttcaatatggattaTGTACgggctgaaatgagtgaacaagtACACT is a genomic window containing:
- the LOC123090928 gene encoding 60S ribosomal protein L6, mitochondrial, with amino-acid sequence MESKFFRFLKLVGVGFKARTEQGGRELFLKLGYSHEVQFTAPPAVRVFCFKPNIICCTGIDKHRVHHFAGAVRSSKPPEVYKGKGILYIDEVIKLKPGKKQQKK